One stretch of Candidatus Bathyarchaeia archaeon DNA includes these proteins:
- a CDS encoding preprotein translocase subunit Sec61beta, producing the protein MSRKRKESQGPMPAASAGLLRFFEEETEGIKIRPELLMVLSVGLIVVSVLANVF; encoded by the coding sequence ATGAGTCGAAAACGCAAAGAAAGCCAAGGTCCAATGCCTGCTGCAAGTGCAGGGTTGCTGAGATTCTTTGAGGAAGAAACCGAAGGCATCAAAATCAGACCTGAACTGCTCATGGTCCTGTCTGTGGGTTTGATTGTGGTTTCTGTTCTGGCTAACGTCTTCTAA